The following DNA comes from Caldalkalibacillus thermarum.
GTAAATCACACTTCGAATACTGCTTGGATCATCCATAAATGTAAGGAGGACATCCAACTCATTGGCCCAAGATTGAACTTCTCTTGGATATTTGCTGGACCATTTCGACTCAAACTGTTGAAACATCTGTAATGCCATCTCCTTATTCGGCGCGCGATAAATCAGCTTGAGGTCCTCTGCCACTTCGAATTGATCTTTTTTCCGAACACGATTTAAGGTATTACGTACTTTGTGAATGACACAACGCTGCACATCGGCTTTCGGATAAACCGCCTTAAAGGCTTCCTCCAACCCCGGTAGTCCATCGAATACGCCCAGAAGCACTTCCTTGACGCCTCTTTGATAGAGGTGTTGAAGAATTTCCTGCCATATATAGGCGCTTTCTTGTCCTCCCACAAAGAAATCAAGGATTTCGCGATATCCTTCTTCGTTCACCCCTAACACCACATAAATGGCTTCTTTCTCCACGGTTTCGCGACGAAGTTTTACGTATAAACCATCCAAATATAAGACGGAATAACGCTTGTGCAGTGGACGAGCGTGCCATTTCTCGATGTCTTCCTTCACGACATCGGTAATACGGCTGATCGTTGCAGGAGAATAGGCATTGCCTAAAATTCGTTCAATAAACATGCCAATTTCACGCGTGCTCATGCCACTTTGGTACATCCTAATGATTGCTTCCTCCAGCCAGCCCGTGTGCCGTTGGTAAGGGGCAAACAACTGTGTTTGAAATTCCCCGTTTCGGTCTCTTGGAACCAAAAGACCCTCAATCCGGCCATATTGCGTATCTAGATTTCGTTGATAGTAGCCGTTTCTCATATTCGGCGTTCCAGCCTGTTCGATTTCGAGGAAATTTTTGATTTCTTCCCGCATGATCAGTTCTAATTTTTCCTTTACAAACTGACGAATGACACTTTCCAGTTGATTTGCCCAGTCGACATTCGGTATACTTCTTTTAGACATAGGTAGGGTACTCCTTTCTCTAAGATTTTTGNATACATCATCTTTGATGTAGCCTTAATATGATGGTTGTGGTAAAATAAAATCAAACAAACGTTCGTGTTACGGGCGGGTGATGTGAATATGGCCAACAAAGCCTACAAATTCCGTCTGTACCCAACACAAGAATAGGAACAACTGCTTGCCAAAACGTTCGGTTGCGTCCGTTTCGTCTACAACAAAATGCTTGAGGAACGTCAACACATCTATGACACGTTCAAAGACGAACAGTCGTATACCACAAACATAGTCAATGGCAACATGAAGCTTGCTGATGGCTATATCAAGCTACCCAAACTGAAATGGATCAAGATCAAACAACACCGTGACATACCGCCACACCACATGATCAAGTCCTGTACGATCACGAAAACGAAAACAGGAAAATACTTCATCTCCATTCTGACTAAGTATGAACACCAACCGTTGCCAAAAGAAATAGAAAACGTTGTTGGGCTCGATTTTTCCATGAATACGTTGTATGTCGATAGCGAGGGTAAGAGAGCCAATGATCCTCGATTCTATCGGCAAGCCTTGGAAAAACTGGCTCAAGCTCTCCATTTTGGTCAAAGCGTACATGACAACGGCTGGGGCCTGTTCACCTCTTTCCTTCAATACAAGTTAGCAGAACAGGGAAAGCAGCTGATCAAAATCGACAAATGGTTCCCCTCATCCAAAACGTGTTAACATTGTGGACGGGTGAAGGCATCTCTGTCTCTCGCAGAACGCCAGTTCCGTTGTGTATGCGGTTTTGTGGCAGACAGAAACACCAACGCTGCCATCAATATCAAAAAGGAAGGTCTGAACAGTTAGGGACTGCCT
Coding sequences within:
- a CDS encoding IS256 family transposase; translated protein: MSKRSIPNVDWANQLESVIRQFVKEKLELIMREEIKNFLEIEQAGTPNMRNGYYQRNLDTQYGRIEGLLVPRDRNGEFQTQLFAPYQRHTGWLEEAIIRMYQSGMSTREIGMFIERILGNAYSPATISRITDVVKEDIEKWHARPLHKRYSVLYLDGLYVKLRRETVEKEAIYVVLGVNEEGYREILDFFVGGQESAYIWQEILQHLYQRGVKEVLLGVFDGLPGLEEAFKAVYPKADVQRCVIHKVRNTLNRVRKKDQFEVAEDLKLIYRAPNKEMALQMFQQFESKWSSKYPREVQSWANELDVLLTFMDDPSSIRSVIYTTNAIERTIKEIRKRLKPMNSLNSLEAAEKIVYLTIQDFNEKWAGRKLRGFAEAHEALE